DNA from Clupea harengus chromosome 2, Ch_v2.0.2, whole genome shotgun sequence:
AGAGAATGAggttgaagagagagaatggaaagagaaaagaggaagagaggggagggagagagagagatagtgagagagggagagaggggagggagagagagagagagagagagagagagggagagaggggagggagagagagaggaagtgagtgcgtgtgtatttcAGTCAAGTAAGTAAGCCATGTACTCAAACCACAGAGAAAGGAGCTCTAAAGGGATGTGGTGTATTGAGGTCACATTTTTACATTGAACTCACAGCCTTACTCTGAAACCAAACTCAATGACAGTAATTGAAGAGAACAATGCGtaagcagagagagggtgataggAACATTTTGAACAACAAAAGTTTTCAACACTTTTATGAATAGCCGGTGAACCCTAACCACGACTCCGTAACCATGACTTcactaattcaattcaattcaattcaattcaattcaattcaattcaattcaattcaattcaattcaattttatttatatagcgccataacaatacaattgtctctaggcgcttctAACTAACACTCTTCTATAAGAACCAAGCTTAAATGTGACAAGCACTTACctaacacacaccctgacactgCTGGCCCTTATctaacacacaccctgacactgCTGTTACTTACttaacacacaccctgacacttacctaacacacaccctgacagtTACCTAACACACACCCTGTTACACACTACAGTTACTTCTCTTCAGTATTAAGTacgttttatttattaatttcacAGATGCTTTTATGCTAAATTACTTCCAGTAAAGCACAGTCATgcatttccgtgtgtgtgtgtgtgtctgtgtgtgtatgtgtatatgtatgtgctgTAGGATATAGGTGTAAGAAAGAGCAGGTAGAGGATATAGGGGTAAGAAAGAGCAGGTAAGAAACAGCAGGTAGCGGGTATAGGGGTAAGAAAGAGCAGTTGTAATACACTGGAACTAACGAGCCTTCAATGGAGTATTTGTATAGTCTGCCATCATACAGCGACTACTGTTGTCATGGTCATCATACAGCGACTACTCTTTGTCATGGCCATCATACAGCGACTACTCTTTGTCATGGTCATCATACAGCAACTACTCTTTGTCATGGTCATCATACAGCGACTACTCTTTGTCATGGTCATCATACAGCGACTACTCTTTGTCATGGTCATCATACAGCGATCAAGTAGTGAAGCCTCGGTGGATGACTAACAGGCGGGCATCACAGTGGCATCACAGTGGCATCACAGTGGCATCGCGGTGGCATGACGGTGGCATCACGGTGGCATGACGGTGGCATCGCGGTGGCATCACGGTGGCATCACGGTGGCATCACGGTGGCATCACAGTGGCATCGCGGCTGCAGATGCAGATCGAACGCAAGCACCATGAGGGATGTGAGGAGGTTGAGTCGCATGTGTTGCAGAGGACTGGTACAAGATGCACGGATGAAAGAAGCGGCAGGCGAGTGTGGCATCTTAGATAATGTTAGCAAGAAACAGAGGAAacacaggcctacacacacacacacacacacacacacactcttacagacacacacacacaaccaggccAACACACCCCAAGCAGGGGTGTCTCTTGCAGCATGTCTCTTGGCTGGCACCTTATCAGTCTTACATATGTAAAACCAAATTGATGGAAAGCTTGTGGTGGAAATGTACTCATATAGTTAAACAAAATCTATGAGGACAATAGAACATTATCTATGTTCACCGAGTGGCTTTAAAGACCCAATATTacacttaattattattatttttattattattattattatacttaaTGTCACTGACCAATGGTGACTATCAAACTCAtggtgcattacaaataaaatgaattattattattattattattattattattattatctcttctccatctctctcataaCTAAACAAGTTGAATCCTACTTTTGCGCAAAAACACATTACAGTTCGTTATCAGTTCTTCTGTCGGGGCCTAAAAGTTGCGACAGAGCAGAAAACAGGACACGAGTTAGTGCTGAGGTGTCTTATCTCGGGCTGACAGGATGATGAAACATCTTCTTCTCCGTGACTTCAGACaaagaaaacaggaagtggtcatagatggagagaacactTTGTAGTCAACCTAATAACCTGAATCCCCGgcggagacagagagcagaaagagtGAGCTCAGCTCAGCCCAGTCTAGCCACAAGCCGTTCGGCCAAGATCATCAAAAAcaagagcacgaaaaaaatcaAAGACAGCAAAAAGCATGAAGGTCATCAAAAAcaagagcacgaaaaaaatcaAAGAGAGCAAAAAGCCTGACGACCAGGAGCATCGGAGGGAAAAGAGTTGTCTGGTGTGACACTGACGTCGCCGACATATCTGTGCCTTTTAAAGCAGAGTTAGCAAAGCTAACACCACAAAAATACCTGTGCTCTTTTGAAACACCACAAAAATACCCAAAAGGTCTGAGACGCCCAGGGGCCcagccctaatacacacacatacagggtcgTGAGTAGGGTTAGAAAgtcgtgaggtgtgtgtggaggatagggggtgggggggggggggggggtgtagggcCTAAGAATGTTCTTACCTATTGTTGCTGTTTGCAAAAAAGTAGGCTATTTTAATTCAGATTAAgatcttttgtgtgtatttatttgccAAAAAATATCACCTTCCCTTTATTGGAAGAGTGGTGCATTATGTCTACATATTTCTGTAGttagcaaggaagcaggagcacAACTGTGTTATGGGTCAATTCATTGATCTTGGCAGGCTTTAAAAAAGATTATTCAAACATTTAAAGGTGAAACCACTTGAAAGACTTGAGCGCCTGGTAAGAGGTAGGCCCAGTGTAATATGTCCGACTTGATTTTAATATCCATGATGTAAATAAGCAATAATTATCTTGTTAATTTTATTCACATATTGTAGTCTAATAGTAGactaaggcagaagaagaaatgccatgCAACACCAGCGCATTTCTTTGAAGGTAATTCACACTTGCACTGATTGACGTATTAATGTCAAACCAACTGTGTTTACCCTGCCGGCTGGATCAACTTAGCCCATAATATGGGGCATGTTGCGCCACATGACCACTTCTTCGTGGGATCCCATATCTTTGGGGTAtactgatgtctgtgtgtgtgtgtgtgtgtgtgtgtgtgtgtgtgtgtgtgtgtgtgtgtgtgtgtgtgtgtgtgtgtgtgtgtgtgtgtgtgtgtgtgtgtgtgtgtgcgttaggaTGGTAATCATTCGGGGGATCCCATATCTTTGGGGTATactgatgtctgtgtttgtgtgtgtgtctctctgtgtgtgtgtgtgtgtgtctctgtgtgtgttaggatggtAATCATTTGTGGGATCCCATATCTTTGGGGTAtactgatgtctgtgtgtgtgtctctctctgtgtgtgtgtgtgtgtgtgtgtgtgtgtgtgtgtgtgtgtgtgtgtgcgttaggaTGGTAATCATTCGTGGGATCCCATATCTTTGGGGTATACTGATGGCCCACATCCTGAACTTGTGTTGTATGCGTTAGTTTTATTCCTGTCTCATATTGTCTTGGCTATAGGTCGACGTTAGTAAAAAAACGTCTCATATAAGCCCACTCTcccctacatacatacatacatacatacatacatacatacatacacgcatacacgcatacatacatacatacatgtgtgtggttgtgtgtgtgtgtgtgtgtgtgtgtgtgtgtgtgtgtgtgtgtgtgtgtgtgtgtgtgtgtgtgtggttgtgtaaagTAAGCAGATTTCAGAGACATGCGTATAGGCCAGCACTCTGtcacattcatacatgcacatcatacatacatacccatcacatgtgcatgtgcttgtgtgtgtgtgtgtgtgtgtgtgtgtgtgtgtgtgtgtgtgtgtgtgtgtgtgtgtgtgtgtgtgtgtgtgtgtgtgtgtgtgtgtgtgtgtgtgtgtgtgtgtgtgtgtgtggttggttaaAGTAAGCAGATTTCAGAGGCATGCATAAGGCCAGCACTCTGTCACCCAGCAGAGGAAAAAGGTCAGACGGACAGATAGCGGTTCCACCGAGTTTGTAGCTCACGCCAGAACAATCTCAAACCCTGTCATTCTTTTCTTATCTTATCTAAATCGAAGAACTCAAAGGCTCTGTAGAAAGGTTCTTTGTGGAACAACTCGACGGTCCTATTGTCATAATTTCAAAACTATACTAGACCAGGTTTTGCTACCTAATGTGACAGAAAAGTGTTTGTTTAGTTTCAGGAAACACTTTATCTTAGCTAGAGTTAGAGTACATGAAGTCATTGAACAGGTGGCAACACTCAAACCACCATGTCCTAATAATGTCAAGACAAATCCAACATACTGTAATACGATTTTATGACTGACTATTTCCTGTGATATGGTAGTGTCAGGAACATATTATCCGTAGTTACTGCAAAACCGTAACAGCCTATGTCACGTTCGTAGAAAGTTAACTTCCATAAAAACTACCCACTGTGCTGTGGCCAGCACTGTACGCATGAGCTCTGTGGTGTTTGATGGTTCTACTCTTTTTTCTCCTAACTTTGTTGCCGTGGCACCCAGATGTTCTCACATTCACTActgactgttgttgttgtcgtcctTTTTTGCTTTGTGCTCCATAACTCAGCTATGGAGAGCCCTGTGAGGAGTGTACAGAATTACCatcctaacacacacgcacagtagcacacacacacacacacaaagacacacacacacacagacagagagagacacacacacacacacacacacaaagacacacacacacacagacagagagagacacacacacacacacacacacacacacacatacattcacagacacacaaacacacacacacacacacacagagacacacacacacacacacactcacacacacaaagacccacacacacacagacagagagagacacacacacacacacacacacacacacagagacacacacacacacacacagagagagacacacacacacagagacacatacacacacagacagagagagacacacacacacacacacacacacacacacaaacatacacacttacacccgcacaaacacatacacacatttatcatAAATGGCAGGTGTCACGCACTCATTCCACCTACACGCTACGCCACCACTTGCCTTTAGATCACTCAGATTTCCCCCTCTGTCATttcctgtgtgctgtggtcCAATCAGAAGCCTCCGTGGCCTGTGTAAGTGTGGAAACTTTGCTCTACGCTGCGCTTGCCCTGCCAGAGTGTCAGAGAGGAGCGATGGCAAGGCgtgagaagatgagaggagcgaCCCTCTGCCTGGTCCTGGGCGTCCTCAACGCTCTGGCTCACACAGGTGAGATTTTCTTCCACTTCCTCATctcttgtttattgttattgtttatctCTTGTCTGTTGTTTTCATCATGGTTCAGAAggacacatttcacacatctgTTATGGTTTGCCTGCTGGATACGCAGAGCAGGCTGTGTTCTTGGGTAAATACTCACATCATGACACACAGAACTGACAAAAATTGGTTTTGGAGCCTGAAGTTCTGTTTCCTGATATGACATAGTGGCAGTAAAGCAGCCACTCTGCTTGATGAAACACGAAACACTGGGAATTATTACTCCAGCTATTCTCTTACCggttttatgtttttgtcttCTGTGAAGGATGACAAATTCCTGACATTCTGTTTCTATTTTTGATTTCGGTTTGTTTGCCTAGTCATAGCACAACCAAGCTGAAGGAATAATGTCGTCACCTCAGCCCATGTTTTTCCTTCATCTTTAAGTGTGGCTTCATCTTTAAGTGTGGCTTGGGTTGAGTCGTCACCCAGAACCACAGTGTGGTGCTAGAGCAATGAGTGACAGGTACATTCAGAACCTCAAACCAGagatgttgatgttggtgtggAATTTACACCCATGGGTTTGAGTGGCAGATTCCACATCACCTGTAAATTGTGTGATATTCCTCTCGTTTCATTTCATGCCAGAGAATGTGCAACTGCGATCAGTAGTCTGTATCTCCCCTGACTATCAAATCATGACCTCAGGCCAACTGACACTTTTTCGGGAACAACTGCAGCTGTGCAGGGCCCTTTTTACTCAGCTGGAGGAGACAGGCCTGTGTACCCGATATTTTTAGCCACTGTCCGCATTTTTGTCTGCAGCGTGGTTAGCCACATAACACCTCCCACCTCCTGTGGCTCTGCTTTAGTTTTCTAGAGGTGGGTGTAGAAATCATGTAGTGGTACCAGGCCACAAAAAGAAGCAGCAATTTCATATAGCATATCAAGTATCACGTCTAATGATAAGCTCCGTGTTCTAATTaactgatgtgtttttgtgttgaatGGAGCACCAAGCCTATGCagtttaaagcaacactatgcaacaatttgcctctttttgaggtatgtttatATAGGTAACTAGTTttggcatcatcttcaaattaatttggatGGTCTATGGTCATgtcaaggacagacagacacacctgaCGTTCCTGCTAGCTGACCTGGCCGTGTCGCTCTGTGGCATGAGACAGGAGACACCCTGCTAAAAAATACCAAAGAGTACCAAAACCAAACAGAGTACCAAAACAAACAGAgcaccaaaagacaccagttatcAGGTTAGCAAGGTTTTATCTGTGCCATCGGAGGTAGGTGGGAAGGTTTTGCgagccttttaggtagttagcttgctagttttagaccaaaactccttactgctgctttttAAATAGGCATCTTCAGTCACCACTACACTGTAAACTGATTAACTGACATAAAGAATTCTCTGCTGCCTTTCAGAAGCCGCAAAATTCACCGTGAGCAAGCCGTACATGCACACTCTGAACCTGAACGGCTCTGTGTCAGTCACGTGTCACCATGACATCCCAGACGCACAGGAGGTTGATGCCAAGCTGTGGAACGAGCACGACATAGTGTGCGAGGATGGAAAAGAGGGCTGCGCTATGAAGTGGGAAGGGCTGACAAAGGTCACGTACACTCTGTGGAATCTCCAGGCCAGCGATGAGGACAAGCTGTTCAGGTGCCAGTTCTCCCGAACCGAACCAATTCCCATCATACAAAGTCATGGGAATGCAACCAACCTcttcccaggtgtgtgtgtgtgtgtgtgttcagtcagagTCAACTCTTGTTTCTCCCTTGTTTGTTTCTCGTAGAAACTTCTGCATCTGTAGCAGTCCAAAATAACATGTATGGTTCATACTGAAGTGAATGGTTTGTTCATGTTTACTTATGCACAGAGTAAACTAACTCTGATGAAAAAAGTacacaaaatcaaacaaaacttTAAACTTAACCGTTTGCGTTAACACATTTTTATACTATCATTCACTATGTGGTAAATGAATATGCTAACGAAAGGATCTTTAATTGAAAGCAttattaatattactttcaggGTGCAAGAtacctttccctccccctcgGATGGCCACCCctacctccatctcctcctctcccacgtCCTCCCCTGCCCCCCGGGACTCTCACCCCCCCACAGACCCTCTGGTCTGGTTCCTAATTGGTGCCGCTGTGCTTCTCTGTCTGTACAGCTTCATCGTCACCATCCTCTTCCACAAACTCAAGGTGAGACAGCGCTTGAGAAGAGCACAGTTTGATCACAACAGCTTTTACAAGAGATGGATGTTGTGACGCCTTTTGTGGCAGAAGTTTGAGGCGCGTTGTTGTTAAATCCTTGAGGGCTTAGGGTCGTTAGGGCTTAGGGGTCGTGAGGGTTAGGGGTTGTGAGGGCCTAGGGTCGTGAGGGCTTAGGGGTTGTGAGGGTTAGGGGTTGTGAGGGCTTAGGGGTCGTGAGGGCTTAGGGGTTGTGAGGGTTAGGGGTCGTGAGGGCTTAGGGCTCCCCCACTGTCACATCGCCAAGTGCATGAGTCCTCTACCacctgaaccactatcgccccAGGCCTATCACTTATCAAATGGCTTCAGTAAAGTAAAGTCTGTGAGGGTTCAGGGTTCAGGGTTCAGGGCTCAGGCCGTTAGGAGGGGCATTGGGGTTGGGCCCTACAGTGACTTAGAGTCGAACCCAAAAGCACCAGGGTCAGGGGTTCACTGCTCAAGGAGCAGACGTGCACAAGCCATGAACCGAGAGTTGATCTGATTTAAATATGCCTACTCTGCTAAAGTAAtacatgtaaatatacatacatacatacacacacacatacattcacacatacatacatacatacatacatacatacatacatacatacatacatacatacatacatacatacatacatacatgtaaatATACATGCTGCATGGGTCTGATTGTTTGAAATTTAGAATTTAAACCATtcattaactctctctctctctctctttctgtatgtgtgttccacTTTCTTTATTAATGTTCTTCTactttcactctgtcttttctAGGTCAGCAGAACTGAGGTCTTGTACGATACACTCACTTATCTTCCAAATCAGGTGAGTTGCTCTGTTTGAACCCAACATGCAACTGCTTTATTTACACACTATCATGAAGCTGGTGGCTTTAGAGAGACATTAAAGGCGCAGTCCTGGATCATAATGTCAGACACACATTAAAGGCGCAGTCCTGGAATTGAGCGAAATTCTCTGCATACTCCTCTAGCTGTCTATCCATTgtgtgcataaaaaaaaaagtccggTGTTCATGCACAGTCTTAGCTCTGTAATGTGAAACAAAGAGCTCAGGCCGAGCCAATCAAGACGTTCAGATGTTatcaaccttttgccagaatcgagGATTGCACCTTTACGTAAGAGCTTGGTTAGAAAGATCTGTCTTGATGCAATGAGATGTTGGACTAATTACAATGGTTCTGTTGTATTTTACAGCACCAACAGGCCAGAACACAGGGCCAGGTAAGAACAGTTCACATGCATTAATCCAATGTATTAAGATGGTGATAACAACTCCAGTACACTACTAGTCTAGAATGCATATGAAGTATGCTGCTGCGGTACTAAACATTTGagtaaaaaaaggaaaggggaTTTGGAAAGGACTAGGCAGTAGAGGCATGAAAGACTGAACTTTAGTGGGGTCTGATTtaaaatttaaaatgtactttctgATTCCTGAAATGTACTTTCTGATTCCTAAATCTACAGCCCTTGTAATGACAGTCATGGGAGCATTCGTTGTGTTACTTTATTCTTCTATGGATGTTGTTTTGGACTAAAGCGTCCACACTATGACTATATAACTGTATGGTAGCAACACGGTACACTATACAGTATATGgttactacacactacactgtcCTCTGACTGAAGCTTCCACACTATGACTATATAACTGTATGgttactacacactacactgtcCCCTAGTGCACTTCAGAGGCCGTGTAGGTAAACcccatcctgtctgtctctgaaccCTAGGCCAGGGCAGGGAGAGGCCCGAGGGAAGTCAGTGAAGAGTACATGGACATGCGTGAGGTCCAGCAGAAGGCCTGGTCCAcccaagacatgaaccacaacTCCCAGGCCATACCCAACGGCTTCGTCGCCTGAGGCCCAGCCTTCACTGTACCTTTAGCTGTGCTCAGCTTCAGTTTAATGTGTGAGTcaatgtgctgctgctgtttcctgtccactgtatgtgtgtgtgtgtgtgtgtgtgtgtgtgtgtgtgtgtgtgtgtgtgtgtgtgtgtgtgtgtactgaaaatGTTCTCTCTATCCCTGCTCTAAAGTACACTTGATTCACGGGAGTGTTGATGCTGTTATGACattgtgttaagtgtgtgtgtgtgtgtgtgtgtgtgtgtgtgtgtgtgtgtctgtgtgtgtgtgtgtatgtgtgtgtgtgtgtgtgtgtgtgtgtgtgtgtgcgtgcgtatgtgtgtgtgtgtgatgctgttatggcattgtgtgtgtgtgtgtgtgatgctgttatgacattgtgttaagtgtgtgagtgtgtgtgtgtgtgtgtgtgtgtgtgttatgttgttatGACATTGTGTTAAGTGTAATATCTGGACAGTCTGGACAAACACTCTGGACAACgctttagatagatagatggatactttattaatccccgagggaaatttagaaatttaaatttcattgttaataataatattgtattTTCATGTACATATTCAGTCTTTTTCTAAGAGTTCAATAAATACTGTTTTTATAACAAATATTTGCCTTTGTGAATGATgttttcaaatatttattttattctataaatatttatttctgCTGAATGGAGAGCACCCAGAATTGTATGTTTTACATTAGAGACATCCGTATAGTAACTGAcgatagaaaaaaacacagaaaacaaaaaacatattgaGACACTACTGCCAATCACGCCACTATGAGTTTGGAGTTTGGttcactatttttttttcagtctcaACCTCTTTGAATATTTGCATAAccacaatttgattggctggggCCTGCATTGCCACTTGAAAAGTTGAACTTTTCTCAACTTTCCATAATCAaagcgcgtgtgcgtgtgcgtgtgcgtgtgcgtgtgtgtgtgtgtgtagtgtgtatgtatgtgtatctgtgtggccTAGGAGACAAAATACGGTCACAATAATGAGGTGCTGGTAAGCCAGAGAAAGTGGCAAGAGCCGTTAACATGTAGTAAGATGTACAAGGTTAACCTTAACCAAAACGTTTTGGATGAATGACTCCAGAGAAAGGCTTAGCCTACCTCTAAGGCTTTAAGTTGATACAAGACAGTGCTGCAAATCATTTCCTGGATGATTCCATCAATTCAACTTGCTCTTCTTTCAGGTTTAATGTTGATCTTGGTTAGTTTTATGGCTGTCATTATGGctctttattttttaaataacaacCGTGAGTGAATACTTAAGCATCTCACACCGCATCTAACTGAGTGGAAAGAACCACATGCTCTTGCTACTtcaagacttttattttgatgaaGAAAACATAGGTGACCAATCCGGAAGTACACAAGAAGGAATGGATATGATAAACAGAAACTTTGAGGATGGTCTGACGGCTTCTCAATGTTGTCATTGTGCATGTCGATTACATCTGTCGCAGCATGATTAACTTTGGATCATTTGAAATAATATATGCGTCTAGCTAGAAAGGTGTCGTAAATACAcgaaaggaagaaagacaatTCAACATACCAGCTGGGAAACGTTATCATAGCTGGCTAACGAACATTAGCGACAGCTAGTCAGCTATGCTAACATTACAATCCACGTAAACTTGCCATTGTTCCATTCCCAACCAGTTGTTCAGTGACACCAGGATATAGAGCCGTGTTTCCCCGCAACTCACGCTAGCTCACTTAGTCTAGTTAATATGGATGTTAATCTGACAATATCCCTTATTAGGGGACAAATGGGTGTTGTCATTGAAAAAGCGGTGACCGTGGCGGTGGAAAATGTGTTGGGGGAAATGATGAAGGTGGTTAGCATCAAGTTTGACGAATTTCGAAAGGAGATGAATGCCAAGGAAAAGGAGAATGAGAACATCCGACAGATGCTAGATATATCCAGATGTCAGATGAGGGCTATGCGAAAATATTTGAGCGTCTCCGCCGCGAAGGATGACCGTCAGAATCACCCCACGCAAAGACAGCAGGTCAACCAGTTTGACTCGATTCGAGTTCCGGAGGTGCACCTAGACCAGACCACCTTTTCTCTGTCGCTTCCTCATGGAGGAATCTCGAATGGTCCATTATGTCGGAGAACAGTGAACAACCTAACCCTGCCCGAAATTAGAAATAGCAGCTTCACTCACAGATCCTTAATGTCCCGGGAGGAGTACAGTACTACGTCGCACAAAAGTAAAGATCCGATTACAGAACCCGTGTCAATGGAGGACCCCCCTCAGCCAGAACTTCGCCTTATTGCCTCTGATGGAACTACCACGTTACTGGCACCAATTAAACGTaggtccattcattcattcattttctcttttcctctacaGTTCCTTTCAGACTAACTTGCTTTCCACAAAGTCCATAATGaaataatgtacacacactaacCAGACATTAAGGCGGTGTGTCTTATGCGGGTTCACTGACTCACATCTGCACTGGTTTTCCAGAGGAGATCACAGATCGTCCAGAACTGGACTGCAGATTCGAGGAAGTAGGGGAGAGCAGTGACACGCCACTCAACAGGAAGCCTGACCAGACCAGTCCTCCAGAGAGGGACCTTCCGGATGCCCCGGAGCCCCGGCATCTCAGCCCAGGAGAGGCAGAGGTTGGCGGGCTGGCGGGCAAGGACACCTCGCCCCCTCCGCTCGCCAGCACCGCCCCTCTGGTCAAAGAGGAGATGGCAGAGGCGGAGATGGTGCCCATCAAGCAAGAGCCGCAGGAGGTGGAGGTTGAGGTGGAGGGAGACTCGTTGGGGCCCGTCGAGGGTGAAGGGCTCAGCCAGGGAGGATACCTGGAGGGCACGGAGACCCAGCAGATCACATCGGGAGCCACCATGGGACAGACGGGAGCGTACTTCTCACCCCTGGCCAGCTCCTCTACATGTGAGTGTCTGCCTCTGCTATTATGAAGAGCGTTGCCCAAATACAAATGCACCACATTTCAAAGGCTATTTGAAATTTCCAAATTTCTAAGGCAGAAAGAAAACCTGCTCTGAAAGTGTACGCGATGTGCTAGCGAAACCCAACACACCCAAGGGGTCTTGGTCTAATGATTAGCTCGGCCTCCAGTGCCTGAGCGTGTAGCAGTGAGTCCAGCACAGGACTAGTGAGCAACACATCCTATCGCCTGTGAATACTTTGCAGAGTTTTTGCTCACAGATTATACCTCCAAAAAATCtaacctaaaaaaaaatcaatctagAACTTGGGAAAACTGAGCAAAACTTGTGATGGTAGCGACTGCGTGAGAGCATTTTTAAAAGCACATAACACCAGGAAGACGTGACGTTTCTGACGTATATAGAAAAGCATGTGGCCTATTTTAAATGAACGGTTGAACTAATACACAGGAACAAAGGTGATGGCATCTGACTGTGGGTCATCAAAGAATAGCTACATTGTAACACTAAGGCTAACATTACACACAACTTTAATGTTTGTGTATCAATTGGATTGTCATCTATCCACCGTGATTAAGCACATTGTCTGAGCAGCTTTCTATTCATTGTagtgagattttattttcagttgtcaaTGTGGTGTGGATGGAATTGGTGATTGCAGATAGTGGTTCTGATGGGGCCTGTGGATCTGTGTTAGAATGGTATCGT
Protein-coding regions in this window:
- the si:ch211-67e16.4 gene encoding uncharacterized protein si:ch211-67e16.4, encoding MDVNLTISLIRGQMGVVIEKAVTVAVENVLGEMMKVVSIKFDEFRKEMNAKEKENENIRQMLDISRCQMRAMRKYLSVSAAKDDRQNHPTQRQQVNQFDSIRVPEVHLDQTTFSLSLPHGGISNGPLCRRTVNNLTLPEIRNSSFTHRSLMSREEYSTTSHKSKDPITEPVSMEDPPQPELRLIASDGTTTLLAPIKQEITDRPELDCRFEEVGESSDTPLNRKPDQTSPPERDLPDAPEPRHLSPGEAEVGGLAGKDTSPPPLASTAPLVKEEMAEAEMVPIKQEPQEVEVEVEGDSLGPVEGEGLSQGGYLEGTETQQITSGATMGQTGAYFSPLASSSTYAGRQPCVPMATAVSTGSSLASATWAGVRQGRPWLRDLGLYEQYKQARAELRRRARCAGSSWSRTCRRRCSPTW
- the si:ch211-67e16.3 gene encoding uncharacterized protein si:ch211-67e16.3, coding for MARREKMRGATLCLVLGVLNALAHTEAAKFTVSKPYMHTLNLNGSVSVTCHHDIPDAQEVDAKLWNEHDIVCEDGKEGCAMKWEGLTKVTYTLWNLQASDEDKLFRCQFSRTEPIPIIQSHGNATNLFPGCKIPFPPPRMATPTSISSSPTSSPAPRDSHPPTDPLVWFLIGAAVLLCLYSFIVTILFHKLKVSRTEVLYDTLTYLPNQHQQARTQGQARAGRGPREVSEEYMDMREVQQKAWSTQDMNHNSQAIPNGFVA